gttttttaaattaaatttacataaattgatAATTATCCCAAATTcaaatatgttattaaaaatatgtaatgtatttttatatattatctactgattttgtttctatactatctaaaaatttaataaattggccaattgataatatagaaacaaaatatacaaaaatacctTGCATATCTTTgataacatattttaatttggGATAAATATCAGTTTATGCACATTTAATATCAAAAACAATAGATGGTATGGGGTCTACAACCAGTATTAGCTATTTcgtattaaatataaaactcaaaagtaatattttcttaaaagaaattatagtcGAAGTGCAAAATATGCACACAAGGtttaggaaaaattaaaaatttgtgaaagcTTCCATTTCAAGCAATAAACTTAAAAACCTGGATACCTATGTATATTCATATTGAATTTGtcatctttaatatttttaatttaaacgaaACAAAATACAGAAGCTTTTCTCGTCACCTTAATTATCAAACGAAGAGccttattttttaacttttattattgattttatattatttcattaattattttttatttcatcatattattaaaattaaatttatttattaagtatatttttttatttactttttttaaaataaacgatttaAGTATCCAAATGTATAGATTCTTATTATGTAATACATTTTCTCATATTTCCCTTTCCGccttattttaattactaattcTCTTTCATAcatccatatgtatgtatgcacatttatttacatttgcCTTATTCCCCTTTCAACCCTTCACAATTGCACTATTTAGCTCACTTTATTTTCACTTCTCTTTGAATGCATGtaagaataaaaacaacaacattaactATGACTGTGCCAAATTTATTGGCAAGACCAAGGCGtatttattaaatgcaccttgggcAAGACTTTTCAattacacacaaacacacactttttatttaaccaAAAGAATACACGACCGTTACCGACCCACTCGCGCACCACAAACTTGTTGCTTTATTAACTGCTGTCCACTTGACGAAGGAGATGTTACATTACAACAAAAATACGACGACTACATTTCTAGAACATATTAGGCTTTTTCATACAATTGCAATtttatattgcatttttttcacatttaccGATTAGATaggaattatattttatatttatttgataatatattaactaaattatatttttttcatatttttataaacgaaactctaatatttcacttttaatttaattaaataacgaGAGACAGCAGTTAATACATCTTTAGACACGAACCGTTTCACTAAAACTAAATTCCCATACAGTTTGAAAATCACTGCTGAAATGTCAATGAGTTTAAAGGGCAGGTTAAAATAGATTAATAACAGAAGGAAATTCCAGTGGTAATAGATAGAGAGAGCTTATGTTTTATTAGGAAACATAGAggaaagttttaaaatattgaaatctgttgataaacttttaaaatttgtattaaatatttttagttggaatatatgtatgtattttgtattcccaaattgaattttaatgtatttgtttgtttgttccgCATTCACGCCTAAACGACTGcaccgatttgattgaaatttggaacaaagATAGATCCTAACTTGAAAGCATCAATAGgctatatttctttaaaactggGACcagaaagaattaaaaatacgGGTaagattggtactttttgttcttGAACAATGATGATTGAActttgctacaaaataacacttttcgttagaacttgaaaagcgacctgatggaggttgtaggcctaggtgaggacatacaaaaaccgttttcaaagattctATCTAAAAGGTTTCAAAGAAGATGTATAagaaatatatactttttgaaaagctaactttacatcaaatattttaaatgaaaataaatttaaaaaaaaaattcaacttcAGGGTAAAAATCGCCAAATTGCATAATCGATATCAAAATCCATTTTAGAAGGAAATTCCAGTGGGAATAGAGGGAGTTTGTGTTTTATTAGGAAATATAGAcgaatgttttaaaatattgaaatcaaatcagataaaaatatagaaggtagttccaatcaatttttttttaaataaggttttttgaagtttcctttatttgtgagcattataaaaaaCGTTGCCACAGtccttaaaattatttttattttcgtgaaattttttttacaaaaaatgtgtaatttacaatttagtatttaaataaaaatgtattatgtagtgttggaaattatttatttaattccttACATATATCCAGCCATTGTTGTCGTTTGTTGGGTAATTTAttgactttaaaataatttatatttgaattgttgcaaaaatattttgtatattctcagttggggaaaatgcaactcatgcttgttaattcttaaaataatattcacaaattagctttgttttttgaccaatttgaaagtacatttttttatatttttcaaagaatATATGTACATGTTATTAATATGGTATTACTATTTTTATGACAACTTCAtaaaatccttaagcatgtcagacatagaagtagaaaaaaataaagagagaatgaatctaccttctatttttctactatgaatcaaatgacaaacttttaaaatatttattaaatatttttaattagaaggaacactcaaaatatttcttattcaacaatacaaaataaacaattgaaTTAGGGATGGGCAAAATATATCgatatatcaaaatattaatatttagaaataaaatatggatatatatcGCCGATATTTCAAAAACCGATATATCGATACATCGATTCTTATTTACGAGTAtcgttttctatatttttaagaGCTCTATAAATGTTTGTCGTTTTCAtcatatgtttttttaactGATGTGTGAAAAAgggattttttcataattttttaatgtgttttttatatGATCGAAGTTGGTTTGTGTAAAGAAATATGTCTTCGGTTtggatatttttccaaaaaattaaattattttgtgtgGTAAGATACAAAACGTATGGAAACACAACAAATTTAGGCTTTCGTAATTTATTTGATgctaaatgtataaaaaaaataaatgacaataattaaatcatttatttttttatatgtagatttaatctttgtttttcttgaatttttttttctattgtttttattgaacagttgcagaaatatttaattttgaattaaaaattcatgtaaCATCCTTCTACTTATGTTGGTATGAGTATTTAAAATACGTTTCGATATATCGAaatatagataatttttttccatttgcccatatataaattgaattttatttgtatatcgttaccttaatatagaaaggccctaactcgagTTTTTTTTAAGTCAAGATTTCttggctaaatatgatatatgcgcggaccatttatcgaaataaacgaaaatcttaTCTAAATTAACTGGTCCCCAGAACTAGTTCCCATTATCCGTTCTTAAGAAGGTATGTTAGTTATATAGCACTCCGTAGAACTAGTTCCGATGgtgacaaacaaaaataattgattaGAGTACTGTTCCCAGAACCGTTCCAAGGGGTACTGGCTTCGTAACGATGCCATAGAACTTGTTCCCTAGCTGACaacttcaaacaaaaatcattagtCGTAACGCCAAACTAGAATGGGTACTGATTATATGCATACCTTTTAGAACTAGTTGTGGAACTAATACAGTTTTTTCCTGAATATAGTTATATGTATCTGAAtctataaaataataacaattaatttacaatttatttttatttcgtttttattttcagTTGCCTTTAATTAAACCAACTTTTAAACCATCTACggatttttggtattttacaaaataaggaTCTTGTAATACTAAACATAATGCTgtaagatttttaaaacaaacattgctattaacataaaatcaaatacattaattaaattcatcacttgtatataaaaaaaatcacattagcacctatttcattttaacagaaaaactactgtgtttttaatttttattgaaacaaaccaaaaaatctCAAGATAAATAACATCCAAAATAATACACAGGAgacaaattctattaaaaaatcacCAAGAAACAATATCAATGGCTGACAGCCGTGAAAGAATACGAGGACCTTCCCGTGATGGTCGTGAATTTCTCACCAGTCCTCGTCAGGTTCTAAGGCGTTTAATGTTGCTGTCCGAGGGCCGTCAATATCGTGAAGCTGCTGGTGTTGTCGGTCGTTTGGGTCCCTCCGTTTTGAGATCTGTTATTGCAGAACTGCCCATAGATTTGTTGTTGGAACATTTGCCACACAGTGCTTATCTGTTGGAATCGTTTTTCTCGAGGTaagatacaaattatttttttgaatttggtTTATTATATTACTTAATGTAAACATTGGTCTTTGGAAATATAGTATTACCtgagcaattaaaaaaaaaatattttgaaatgtccATTTCTTATATTCCAATAAATATCCAACATTTTAGATTAATTGCCGTAAATCCCTCACCCAAACCCGATGTTCCCACTGAAGCAGTACTCTGGCAACTGGTTAGATTATTCTCAAATCCCCATGATCCGGGCCTGAAACAACGATGTTCAAAACTCTTACAATCTCTCGTACAATATGAACCGAATTTAAGACAAACCATTCGTGAGACCCGCAAATCCTTCAGCGATGCCGTACAGGGTTTAGGAGTTCATGGCTTAACAACAGATTCCTCTGGTCAATTGATATCGCTGCATATAGCTTTAAAAACCGAACTACAAAGACATGTCGACACATACAAAGTGGCCCTGCACAAACTAGAGGAACTAAGTATGATCACCATAAATCAAGATCCTGCCCATTCGTCACATCAACGATTGCTGGGCATTAGTTATGGCGACATACAACAGAGACTTATCGATAATAAGACTCTATTGACGGTACTCGATAAGCCAGCCTTGAAACAATTAACTAGTCTCATAGAAAATCTCTCACAAAGAGTGGAAAACGACAAAGAGGTCTTGAAGGCGGTGGGTCAAGTGAAAAGGGTGGACATGCAGGCAAATGTGGACAAAAGGCCGGCTGCTGGTTTGCTTATGAATTTCACACGTGGCTGTGagattattttacaaatgatGGGTGTCGAAGGTATAACGGGCACACCAACAAATGTCAGCAGTATGGGGTCACCCAATGGCAGCAGTTGTTCGGATGGTTATCATTCGGATGATTCAGCTAATGAAGAAATAAGGTAAGATGTGTCGTTTGTATTATTAACGCCCTCAAATTTTAAGCCAAATttctatttcaatttaattttgcgTTACATTTAGCCAGCAACACCTAAACGCTTTCGcttgttaattttgttattttatttttgtgtgtgatTTCAGCTTTAAGTGTTTCAATTGCTAAATAGTAGATACTTAAAagtggtttttatttaaatttgttgtgtttttgtttcttattttcatttctCTTTATTAGCGGCATGGTTTCACAGTATCGTTTATTGTATTTAGAAAATAGGACAGATACTTTGGAGGCATTGGACAGTATGCCACAACTGAAACACGTTCATAATTTGAAAGCGAAAATCTTATTCTCAATTATAGTGGTAAGTACttgattgttttgtttttataaattttacttgGGTAGAGATTGTCTTTTAAAGCCTTTTAATATGCTTAATATGTAGATCATAAACAAAATCGAGATCGTGATGAAATGCGTAATTGAGGgagtttaaaattactaaaatactTAATGTAAATACAAATCGTGACAGTTTAAAGCGATCTTAAcgtgaaatttaatattattgccAAAGAACTTGTCGAATTTTTAAAACAGGCATTTTAAATAAGAGTActataagatttttttgttcTAATTTCGACGCTTAGTATCaaagtaaacattttatataaataaatacgaatatagaaattctaaaattaaaaattaacttttttccaaccagtacaaaattttaaaaatcaacgtAGACAGGTGTCAACAAATTATTTGATCTTGTAACTTTTGCTTTTAAATATGAAGTCAATTGTATCATTGGTTGTAGTAGCTCGAGTTTTGGATGACCGACAAAAATGAAAGTTGTGACAAAAATCAACTGGACATTCGAAATAGGTTGGTCTTTATCGAATTTTGCGCGAAAACTGTTACagatttgtatgtatgtagtcaTATAAACAGTAACAATGTgttgttttcaaaaatcaattGTGTCTTGATACAATTCTACAACGTAGAATCCTTAGGAAGAGTAGAAAACCCATggagaaaaactataaaaatattattgtatcaCATTAAAATGTTGCATGAAAATCTTGAAATGATTATTAAGTTTAACACCACAATCAGCACTTCATTctcttatttttgaaatattttatagtataaaattgataaaacacaattaataatttcaatattgaaatttattgatttgaaaatatgtacattggagtgggtcaatttgtttgTCGACCAAGCGGTTGTCAAAATCGTAATCAACGATGaattttaagaattcaaaatcgtgcttccatttttaacgcgaagCTTTTCTTTTCgtattttatacttttgtttaaatatgctaacatttttgagccttttaagaaacttgatTATGTTTGGGCTTGTTCGAAAGGAAAGAAAGGCAAATGGAATAGATTAACAATAAACTTCACCCGAGGATGGTTAAAAAATCTCATATCGTGATTGTGCGAGAATCTAAAACCAAGGTTTTTGGTCACAGAgagggaaataaaaaaaatgcaaataaatctgtaacttctaaaccgatatcccgattttaataaaattacccatgactatagaggaggtgttgctgagattatgttttgaatttagaCTTTCAACACTAAGGTGGGACGGAGCCTCAAGGCCCCAAATTGTGGTGTCTCGGGTACATTACAAATTATGGCAaagatttgtatatatgtatgtagattctACTAGAATAGAGCTACAAAAATCATAGCTATAAATATATTCTAtcttttatagtttacgagatattcacCATTTTTTACTTACCCTGGTATGGATTTTTGCAAATAGCGGATTCAAATCTCAcccaatttctttaaaatatgtatttttatacccttcaccttcgtgaggtttgtcattccgtttataatttccacaatataattttccgaacctataaaatatatataatctggatccttatagatagcggagtcgattaagccatgtacgtctgtctgtctgttttcaATTTAATCAATTTTCCGAAGACCCCAGAATTCTCTGggatccaaattttcaataattctgtcagacatgctttcgagaagtttaaaatcagcaaaatcggtccacaaaaggctgagatatgatgaaaaaaccaggacaacctcaattttttacctatatctggattgctaagttattaatatagacaatatggatatcgaatgatagatatttcaaagacctttgcaacgacgtatataagaccatagtaagttggacctacaatgggtcaaaatcggaaatttttaatccgatttctttttaccaacaaaaaaaatttttaatttaaaaaaaaaatgattaaattaaaaaaaaaaaatttaaaataacaattcgaaaaaaaaaatttcaaaatcgataccaagtcaaaagttatgttcACTTAAATTAAgaatcatgttcatgatgatttattatcataatatgttgttctcagattatgataaccaTAAGCCGAGAACAACATAATGTGGTAAATCATTCATCATAAAAATTgctgtcacaaacatatacttatttactataataatgattaccacaatcatataaataattacagtgaccataatattgtaaaAACCTTGTGTACTGTTCCCAAATAATCACATAACATTAGTTTCACTCTTATATATTGGTTAAGTTATAGATATAACTCTAGTTCAACTAAGATCCAGCATCCATAGAGACCAATGCGGATCATTATGATTGCTTTTCCATTTCCTAACTTCTGCTTCCCCAAAATACTGTAATTCCACTAGTATCCATAGGTTTAAGCGTCTGATGACTGTCAAGTTCTGAAAGAAATAGCatccaattattttatatcatcTATTTGATAGATAGATTCACATAAAAAGTGATATATGTCCTCGACATCCTCTCTGCTCCATCTCCTCAATTATACCCAACATTACCATATGCCTACAAATAGTATTATCaccttttttttagattacacagggcaacaaaatcaaaaaaattttagaggctttttaaaccactactcagttttgatgtattgtggttccagtagtacaaatagggtacaaattttaaattctatgtagaagtattttttaaacaatttttttctaaaattgtgaatttttttagaagggttagtccaatattattgaagtaaacttagaaaagttcaaatttacataacctttaatctgtttctatattacgttttaatcggctcagtagtttcggagttataataacaaattgaagcaaaaaataccaaatttttttgttttaaaaatatcatgaaaaatcgaaaactgcagaacttgttcaaattttaacttttctaagtttacttcaataatatcggactaaccctttttgagttatcatgaATTATGTggaatctatccatagaattgaaaaattttaccatttttgtactttggtaaccatgatgcatcaaatctatatagtggttagtgaagccattttttgctgttgacctgtgttatcgaTCATCCTCAGTTACCTTTTATCCATTTCCATAAATGTCTTACTGTGTTTGGCATTTGCTTCATATGATATTTCTGTTCTTAGACATACATAACAAGAATTAAAATTGACAACTCTCGCTAATGACTCTACCTTGTAATATTATTGTATCATGATCGTAACTAAATATTGAAGTTTGTCTAGCTAACATAGATATTGcataaaaaacttgaaaaatactgtagtcTATTTTCAAGCGATAAGATTTCCTGGGTTTCGGCACAGAATCAATGctcctttcaaatttttcacatatttgttcttttttgaaaactgtacaataaattcttgatttttgtataaaaacgaaTGAGCTTGGATGATTCTTACAGAAGACTCTCATACATGCATGGAGAAATTTCTCTGTGAAGTTTCATATACCCTTTACATAGACGGCTTCAAGTTGAAGGACTTTCTGAATCCTGCTCCAGATATATTCATTAATGcacagagaatacagattcgtaattgcaaccgaatttgttgccaatagaATGATTCTGTTGCACACAAATAATTTTTCGGTTATAGCAACAGAAAGTTagtggataaagaagaatttcggttaatgcAACCATTCTTTTcttaacacttttaaaatttagtagtcccaactgtaaaattcggtcactaagatagaatcattcgattggcaacaaattcggttgctactacgaatgtGTATTCTCTGTGTGTATATCAAGATGGCTAGTGGATCATGATAATGGAATCTTTATTCTTGAAAACGAAAACATCGAATTCATTGagtatttaacataaaaatcatTTGGGTCCTGGGGGACTGGGATATACATTGGAATGAGCTTTACAGGCTAAGTATTACATATTGGGTTTCACTAAATATTGATTGTGTGGGTATTCCTCATTAAGAGCCATGCTAATCGACTGGATATAATGATTTCTGTGGATGTTGAGCATTGAGAGCATTATGGTAATATCCAGCTTTGATGAGAAAACGAATGATTGTAATTTGATCGGCTATATATGTTGTACTGGCTGATCTATCGCAAATTTAATTGGTGTATATTATGATCTCTATAACTATCTCGGTACGCGACTTTTTGAACAGAGAGGAGGCAAAGaaatgcttgtttatttcaataCCTCAACTCTTAtagttttaaagatatttatgttttaaaatgttcGTGTTTTTACCATGACTTTATTTTGATTCCCGCAAAGTTTTGTTTTCGTGGTATTAAATCttataattaagaattaataGAGAATTCTctattaataaacatttttttaattagtacATACGAACAATACTAAACATAATGacaaaatgaaatttcaaaacaattcaatttcattttatttattttacttccaaATTCGACCTAAAcacttttgcttttttttataacaatcttGTTAGCAAATGGTTTATTATTAACTTTCGATTTCTACAAAAGAAACTTTAATAATTTCTATCAAAGATAACAGTAATGAacaattttcaagtttttttttctatttaaaagccTCAATGATCAAGCATTTCATTAACGGCATGTGTTTCTATCAAAATCTTCTGGAGGCGATatgcaaaatttcataaaataacaagTCTTGGCAATGATGATGGTCATAAAATATATAGCcgcaaataaataacaataatattaacaaaattgtgtgAAAATAATGATTACATAGATTAAAGATtataaataaagttataaagtaaaatgattaaaataaaaaatatatttattttctatttttacagCTTTCATTCCGTTTGTGTCATGGTATGCGAGAACGTAAAGTTATGGAAGTAAGACGCACCTTAAATTGTCCATTGGACAGTACAAATGAAGTAACATTGGCTTTGGATCGCTCCATACGTCAACATTTACATGAGACCATCGATTCGTTTCCGTTGGGTGAAATTGAAAGATCGGTGTTTAATCAGGTAATGGTTTTTAtgacaaataaataatactGTGATGTGCCAGTACTGTTaggattttcagtttttaataaaaatttggtcTTAAatcttataatatatttttatgtttttaggtACTTTCAACTTTGCATGAATACCCTTGTTTGGAATCTTGCCCTCCCCTTATACATTTTGTTAGTGCTTGTGCACGTTTAGCCTGGAAAATGGTTAATCAAAAGGTTCCCTATTATTTGGATAATGATTTTAATTTGGGTAAGTTTTAACTCTATACATAAACAATCTGTtctcttttttcaaaatcattccTTTTCACTTCCCAGGTTTTCTACGCCCTGAAAAACACGAACGTCATGCCTTGGCAGATCGGCGCTCGGATCTAATACGAACCTTTCTATGGCCCGCTCTAATGCAGAATAACCATTGTGTTTTTAAGGCTATAGTGACCACTTAAgtctttaaatgtttaataaaaaaaattgattattatattttttaataattctgtaaatatttattattaattatgcaaataaaataaataaaattttatatttatacatgcATCTGTATACCTAAATCTAAAGTATtcgtaaaatacaaaaaaaataaaataaacgtttTCTTAATCTCTAAAATGTAATCAGTTTAAGACAGCAATTTTTATCTGAGATCATTTCAGTACAAATTCTGAGTGTTTCTTTCCATTTTACTCTTCTCAAACTATTATCGGTCTTAGGACTAAACTTAAACTACATTGTTTATTGGTACACTGTAAAATGTTGTGCTTGTAAAACTCTATAATATCATTGGGTGTATTGAAATATTTCTCATTTGCCTTCTCCTGGCCAATGGCAAACAATTCCTGGCCCTTGATTTGTCTTATGAATAGATGAAAGAACTCCTTTTCTGCATAAATGCTGACGATGTATTTAATAGAAATAtccttaaaaaaatgttaaattgtatAAGTAATTAAAAACGTTTAAATAAGTAATGTATAAGCATTTACTTACTGTTTCTTTGTAGGGTCTTACTAAGCAAGTTCCATCTTCTCTCCCCAATAATATGTCTTCCGCTGTGGCACGATCTATGGTACGATAAAAAGGTTCTGTTTCAATTTTTCTCTTCTCTATTTGTAGGTAATTGGCATCTATGTCGTCTATAAAATAGAGAATGGACAAAGTTAAAtacatagagaacatagagcggaaactcgaaaaaaactcaaacaaaaaaattactcaaaaaagttacacatacgagtgttgtttttgtgttcacatagtttttttactaatacattctcaccacttaggtttttgacaactgagttaggtctttgacaggagagattccgctctatgtgttttctctatggttaAATATTAGTTTGAGCTGTTATATTTAAATCATAGATTgcttgtaaattttatttacatagttaaatacatatagatcggaaactcaCCAGTCAacgacctaactcagttgtcaaaaaactaactggtattagaaaaaaactatgtgaaaacaaaaacaacactggGATGTGTGATTTTTTGAGTAAtctttttgtttgagtttttttgtatgtacaatatgattatttatattagaattggaaatattcaatattaaatataaaccaaatcttctatcttctatataaataaaaatcaaatgtcgttcgttggtaatggCATCAGTTGCGAatggccggaccgatttagacaaatttttgtttaaaatgttggcGATAGtcaaacttaggtttttacggaatgaaaaattgaccacgcccacttttttttgatttttccaaaatcggaaaacggcttgtttaaatgttcatagAATCCAATATCCAAAATCGCAGGACGCTTGGACCGATttggcaaattatttttaatttagtccacaaaagtttttacagaaataaaatttgtccacatcagaccaaaattctattacttatataaaaactgataatatcttaaatcattaataattggccaataagcgtttaatcaagaaaaggagctcgatctgtgatcactcatatttctgaccaaaaattgtttttttatggaaaaactcaaaatatctaatatcgctaataacttggttcatatttctaaacaaaaatcgatttttatataaaaaatcaaaataattaaattcgcaaataac
The nucleotide sequence above comes from Calliphora vicina chromosome 1, idCalVici1.1, whole genome shotgun sequence. Encoded proteins:
- the LOC135948699 gene encoding uncharacterized protein LOC135948699, yielding MADSRERIRGPSRDGREFLTSPRQVLRRLMLLSEGRQYREAAGVVGRLGPSVLRSVIAELPIDLLLEHLPHSAYLLESFFSRLIAVNPSPKPDVPTEAVLWQLVRLFSNPHDPGLKQRCSKLLQSLVQYEPNLRQTIRETRKSFSDAVQGLGVHGLTTDSSGQLISLHIALKTELQRHVDTYKVALHKLEELSMITINQDPAHSSHQRLLGISYGDIQQRLIDNKTLLTVLDKPALKQLTSLIENLSQRVENDKEVLKAVGQVKRVDMQANVDKRPAAGLLMNFTRGCEIILQMMGVEGITGTPTNVSSMGSPNGSSCSDGYHSDDSANEEISGMVSQYRLLYLENRTDTLEALDSMPQLKHVHNLKAKILFSIIVLSFRLCHGMRERKVMEVRRTLNCPLDSTNEVTLALDRSIRQHLHETIDSFPLGEIERSVFNQVLSTLHEYPCLESCPPLIHFVSACARLAWKMVNQKVPYYLDNDFNLGFLRPEKHERHALADRRSDLIRTFLWPALMQNNHCVFKAIVTT
- the LOC135948690 gene encoding uncharacterized protein LOC135948690, yielding MCWSIRVYWIVLHNLFARFFSNLANTCSYSDTTHICCYCCSRCGCCNCYKHQQMRNLSDDDGEYDPVENGLNLNSSELHPQQTSRIQHDYVIVDDIDANYLQIEKRKIETEPFYRTIDRATAEDILLGREDGTCLVRPYKETDISIKYIVSIYAEKEFFHLFIRQIKGQELFAIGQEKANEKYFNTPNDIIEFYKHNILQCTNKQCSLSLVLRPIIV